One window from the genome of Chloroflexaceae bacterium encodes:
- a CDS encoding GDP-mannose 4,6-dehydratase, with product MPCLVTGGAGFIGSHTVEALLRRGEQVICLDNFTPYYAPERKRCNLAWAATQPGFVLVEADIRDAEALAAVFERYRPREVVHLAALPGPRPSIANPALYEQVNVGGTVHLLELARRYDVERFVLASTSSVYGRTTKLPFEEDDSTDRPLSPYAATKKAAEVLGYTFHSLYGTPMSVVRFFTVYGPRGRPDMTPYVFVDRMVRGQPIVLFERGVGLYRDYTYIDDIVAGVIAALDRARGYEIFNLGNSSPVELQRFVALLEQITGIRALIEAQPLPPTEPPITYASTEKAGRLLGFRAGTSVEEGLARFWEWYQIEVLPTLNVV from the coding sequence ATGCCCTGTCTCGTAACCGGCGGCGCGGGCTTCATCGGCAGCCATACGGTAGAGGCACTGCTGCGCCGTGGAGAACAGGTGATCTGTCTCGACAACTTCACTCCCTACTATGCTCCCGAACGCAAACGATGTAACCTTGCCTGGGCAGCTACCCAGCCAGGCTTTGTGCTGGTCGAGGCCGACATCCGCGACGCCGAGGCGCTGGCCGCGGTGTTTGAGCGCTACCGTCCACGCGAGGTGGTGCACCTGGCGGCCCTGCCCGGCCCGCGGCCCTCGATCGCCAACCCCGCTCTCTACGAGCAGGTCAACGTCGGCGGCACTGTGCATCTGCTGGAACTGGCCCGCCGCTACGACGTGGAACGCTTCGTGCTCGCCTCGACCTCGTCGGTCTATGGTCGCACGACTAAATTGCCGTTCGAAGAAGACGATTCGACTGATCGTCCCCTTTCGCCCTACGCCGCGACAAAGAAAGCCGCCGAAGTGCTTGGCTATACGTTCCACAGCCTCTACGGCACGCCGATGAGTGTAGTACGGTTCTTCACCGTGTATGGCCCCCGGGGTCGCCCGGATATGACGCCGTATGTATTTGTTGATAGAATGGTGCGCGGACAGCCGATTGTACTCTTCGAGCGGGGAGTTGGCCTGTACCGCGACTACACCTACATTGATGACATCGTTGCCGGCGTGATCGCGGCCCTTGACCGGGCGCGGGGCTACGAAATCTTCAATTTAGGAAACTCGAGCCCCGTCGAGCTCCAGCGCTTCGTTGCCCTGCTCGAACAGATCACCGGAATACGCGCACTGATCGAGGCGCAGCCCCTGCCGCCAACCGAGCCGCCCATTACCTACGCTTCGACCGAAAAAGCGGGGCGGCTGCTGGGCTTTCGGGCCGGCACCAGCGTTGAGGAGGGTCTGGCACGTTTCTGGGAATGGTACCAGATAGAGGTCCTGCCCACTCTCAATGTCGTATGA
- a CDS encoding sugar transferase, with protein sequence MDRSIHQTAQPVLTTPEQPWVARRLRRLALVGVVAFDQALILAGFAIAYWLRYLADWPPPFDRVVLEVATKNHVEFSAFLLPSVLPLMFFLAVRFASQGLYRAAPRLSLFDQLGIIFNSLVTGLALLIIFVFLYKPFYYSRLIFAFAGVSIFTLLSGWRIALASVRHWQWSHGVGRDRVLVVGGADLGQQVMNGIASSPGLGYTLVGYVDDQPIVANGRATRVYRHLGKLEDLERAIQQSGAQQVIVALPFAEQSRLPELVAVCQRLGVRYQIAPDVHQLSFDRVDVLQLSGVPLLRPKEIRLSGANLLLKRAIDVTTVLLTAPLVLPLVALIALLIKLDSRGPVLFRQVRVGKGGQPFICYKFRTMVPDAEARKAELAARNEADGPLFKMRDDPRVTRIGRFLRRSSLDELPQFWNVLRGEMSLIGPRPALPDEVARYEPWHRRRLEVLPGCAGLAQALGRSDMSFDEQVRLDIYYAENWSVSMDLRILLMLIPVLISGRGAY encoded by the coding sequence ATGGACAGAAGCATCCACCAGACCGCTCAGCCGGTACTGACCACTCCTGAACAGCCCTGGGTCGCCAGGCGCCTGCGACGCCTGGCGCTTGTCGGGGTAGTGGCCTTCGATCAGGCGCTGATCCTCGCCGGCTTTGCTATCGCGTACTGGCTGCGCTATCTCGCCGACTGGCCTCCGCCGTTCGACCGTGTGGTTCTTGAAGTCGCTACGAAGAACCATGTGGAGTTTAGCGCCTTTTTGCTTCCCTCGGTCCTGCCGCTGATGTTCTTCCTGGCAGTGCGCTTTGCCAGTCAGGGCCTGTATCGCGCCGCCCCCCGTCTGAGCCTGTTCGATCAACTTGGCATCATTTTCAATAGTCTGGTTACCGGCCTGGCCCTGTTGATCATTTTTGTTTTTCTCTATAAGCCATTCTACTATTCGCGGTTGATCTTCGCGTTCGCCGGGGTCAGCATTTTCACGCTCCTCAGCGGCTGGCGGATCGCCCTCGCGAGCGTGCGGCACTGGCAGTGGTCCCACGGGGTTGGCCGGGATCGGGTGCTGGTGGTTGGGGGCGCCGATCTGGGCCAGCAGGTGATGAATGGCATCGCCTCGTCGCCGGGCCTGGGCTACACGCTGGTCGGCTATGTAGACGATCAGCCCATCGTTGCCAATGGCCGCGCCACACGGGTCTATCGCCATCTGGGCAAACTGGAAGACCTGGAGCGGGCCATTCAGCAGAGCGGCGCACAGCAGGTGATTGTGGCTCTGCCGTTTGCCGAGCAGAGCCGCCTGCCAGAGCTGGTGGCCGTCTGTCAGCGTCTGGGCGTCCGGTACCAGATCGCCCCGGATGTGCACCAGTTGAGCTTCGACCGGGTGGATGTGCTGCAACTGAGCGGCGTGCCGCTGCTGCGGCCCAAAGAGATCCGGCTGAGCGGCGCTAATCTGCTGCTCAAACGCGCCATTGACGTCACCACAGTGCTCCTGACGGCGCCCCTGGTCTTGCCTCTTGTCGCCCTCATCGCGCTGCTGATCAAGCTGGACTCGCGCGGTCCGGTGTTGTTTCGCCAGGTTCGTGTGGGGAAAGGCGGGCAGCCTTTCATCTGCTACAAGTTCCGCACCATGGTGCCTGATGCCGAGGCGCGGAAGGCCGAACTTGCTGCGCGGAACGAGGCGGATGGGCCGTTATTTAAGATGCGCGACGATCCGCGCGTTACGCGCATCGGGCGCTTTTTGCGCCGGAGCAGCCTTGATGAGTTGCCGCAGTTCTGGAATGTGCTGCGCGGGGAGATGAGCCTGATTGGACCGCGGCCCGCCCTTCCCGATGAAGTGGCGCGCTACGAACCCTGGCACCGTCGCCGGCTCGAGGTGCTGCCCGGTTGCGCCGGTCTGGCTCAGGCTCTGGGACGAAGCGATATGTCGTTCGACGAGCAGGTTCGACTCGATATCTATTATGCCGAGAACTGGTCGGTAAGCATGGATCTTCGCATCCTGCTTATGCTTATCCCGGTGCTGATCAGCGGTCGCGGAGCATACTGA
- a CDS encoding flippase-like domain-containing protein — protein sequence MPVETLATPEVSPEVEIAREGFSLWERLRSPRTLISFGLAIAIVIFVLRGLDIDLATTWQYMRQANPWLLLAGLGIFYLTFPLRALRWRVLLRNAGVPVDEGRGSWASMPALMEYIYLSWFANCIVPAKLGDAYRAYLLKHNGKVSFSTSIGTIFAERLLDMLGLFGMLVISAYFTFGAHMPEGTQIVFGFGGLLMVTILGGLAGMRWFSPLVHRVLPRRLHGFYGRFEYAALRSFRPAILPRLIGLTAGVWLLEGFRLFFVIESLGPTMATLSLSAIIFVALSSSLLTALPITPAGLGVVEGTITVVLTFFGVDKHLGAAVTFLDRLINFWSIVFGGFIAYIFSKRR from the coding sequence TTGCCAGTAGAAACGCTGGCGACGCCTGAGGTCTCTCCTGAGGTCGAGATTGCCCGCGAAGGGTTTTCATTATGGGAGCGTCTGCGCAGTCCGCGCACGCTCATCTCTTTTGGCCTTGCCATCGCGATTGTCATCTTTGTCCTGCGTGGTCTGGATATTGACCTGGCGACGACCTGGCAGTATATGCGGCAGGCCAACCCCTGGCTGCTCCTGGCTGGTCTGGGCATTTTTTATCTGACCTTTCCGCTACGCGCGCTGCGCTGGCGGGTGCTGTTGCGCAACGCGGGCGTGCCGGTTGATGAGGGCCGGGGTAGCTGGGCCTCGATGCCCGCGCTGATGGAGTACATCTATCTATCGTGGTTCGCGAACTGCATCGTGCCCGCGAAGCTCGGCGACGCCTACCGGGCCTATCTGCTCAAGCACAATGGAAAGGTCAGCTTCTCGACCTCGATTGGCACCATTTTCGCCGAGCGTCTGCTCGACATGCTTGGTCTGTTCGGCATGCTGGTCATCTCGGCGTACTTTACCTTCGGGGCGCATATGCCCGAAGGCACGCAGATCGTCTTCGGGTTTGGCGGCCTGCTGATGGTGACGATCCTCGGCGGCCTGGCGGGAATGCGCTGGTTCAGCCCCCTGGTTCACCGGGTGTTGCCGCGACGGTTGCACGGGTTTTATGGGCGCTTTGAGTATGCCGCCCTGCGCTCGTTCAGGCCCGCTATTCTCCCTCGTCTGATTGGGTTGACCGCGGGGGTCTGGCTCCTTGAGGGCTTCCGGCTCTTTTTCGTGATCGAGTCCCTTGGACCGACCATGGCCACCCTCTCTCTCTCGGCGATCATTTTTGTGGCTCTCTCCTCCTCCTTGCTGACTGCGCTGCCGATCACCCCTGCCGGCCTCGGAGTCGTCGAAGGGACGATCACCGTGGTGCTCACCTTCTTCGGGGTGGATAAGCACCTGGGTGCGGCAGTCACCTTCCTCGACCGGCTGATCAACTTCTGGAGCATCGTCTTCGGCGGCTTTATCGCCTACATTTTCAGCAAAAGGCGATGA
- a CDS encoding O-antigen ligase family protein yields the protein MRWRVGARSFGRETRRAGLAALAGATALGLGVATLPIPLATALVIGALAAVLALLDPIWALYLLVLSVPVQEVWLLPGGLTVTQAALLLAAASLTFHVLAFPEQPLVLGPLFVPLAIFVWTLGLSAVFTPFSLAEGLRETARWSTVLLVYVLALRALGFEQGQRSPRRPDWRVWGLLICLLAAPATAGALGLVQFALGLGPESFRIGGGRVRAYGTIGQPNSFAGYMNQAWPLAAGLALFAPVGLRQGAPRRPVLLTLALAGVAAFLTGGALIASFSRGGWIGAMAGMLALGGAAFALLPADLRVPVRRFLVAVTAVGVALLALGGGGLLPDAVEQRAISLVRNLRLFDARGVAVTPENFAVVERMAHLQAGWNMFRSRPLLGVGPGNYSIAYERPPGPDAPPFSVRPWYTSRGHAHNYYLHIAAEAGVVGLAAYLLLIGAVMAQAVRAVRAARGWLWSGVAVGGIGVVAAVAAHNLFENLHVLNMGLQLGAIWAVLHACEASLSSDAI from the coding sequence ATGCGCTGGCGTGTGGGGGCCAGGAGCTTCGGGCGGGAGACGCGGCGCGCAGGCCTGGCGGCTCTTGCTGGCGCTACGGCCCTGGGCCTGGGCGTGGCAACCCTGCCGATCCCCCTGGCGACCGCGCTCGTGATTGGCGCTCTGGCCGCTGTCCTGGCTTTGCTCGACCCCATCTGGGCGCTGTATTTGCTGGTGCTCTCGGTGCCCGTGCAGGAGGTCTGGCTGCTGCCGGGCGGCCTTACCGTCACTCAGGCCGCTCTACTGCTGGCGGCGGCCAGTTTGACCTTCCACGTGCTTGCCTTCCCCGAACAACCGCTGGTTCTGGGACCTCTGTTCGTCCCGCTGGCGATCTTTGTGTGGACGCTGGGCCTCTCGGCGGTGTTTACTCCTTTTAGCCTTGCCGAAGGGTTGCGCGAGACAGCGCGATGGTCCACCGTGCTGCTGGTGTACGTGCTCGCCCTGCGCGCCCTGGGCTTCGAACAGGGGCAACGTTCCCCTCGCCGCCCCGACTGGCGCGTCTGGGGGCTGCTGATCTGCCTGCTGGCGGCCCCGGCGACGGCGGGCGCCCTGGGCCTGGTCCAGTTCGCCCTGGGTCTGGGTCCTGAGAGTTTCAGGATCGGCGGCGGGCGGGTGCGGGCCTATGGCACCATCGGGCAGCCTAACTCGTTCGCCGGCTATATGAACCAGGCCTGGCCCCTGGCAGCGGGTCTGGCGCTGTTCGCCCCGGTGGGCCTGCGCCAGGGCGCGCCGCGCCGTCCGGTCCTCCTCACGCTGGCGCTTGCCGGTGTGGCGGCCTTCCTGACCGGGGGGGCGCTGATCGCCAGCTTCTCGCGCGGAGGATGGATCGGCGCCATGGCCGGCATGCTGGCCCTTGGGGGTGCCGCCTTCGCGTTGCTGCCGGCGGATCTGCGCGTACCGGTCAGGCGCTTCCTGGTAGCGGTCACCGCGGTGGGGGTGGCGCTCCTGGCGCTTGGCGGGGGCGGCCTGTTGCCCGACGCGGTCGAGCAGCGCGCCATCAGCCTGGTACGGAACCTGCGCCTCTTCGACGCGCGCGGCGTTGCCGTGACGCCCGAGAATTTCGCGGTGGTGGAGCGCATGGCCCACCTCCAGGCCGGCTGGAACATGTTCCGTAGCCGGCCCCTGCTGGGCGTTGGACCGGGCAACTACAGCATCGCCTACGAGCGCCCCCCCGGTCCAGACGCGCCGCCATTCAGCGTGCGGCCCTGGTACACCTCGCGGGGCCACGCGCACAACTACTACCTGCATATCGCCGCCGAGGCCGGAGTGGTTGGCCTGGCGGCCTACCTGCTGCTGATCGGCGCGGTGATGGCCCAGGCGGTTCGCGCCGTCCGCGCCGCGCGAGGCTGGTTGTGGTCAGGGGTGGCAGTCGGGGGGATTGGCGTGGTTGCCGCCGTCGCTGCCCATAACCTGTTTGAGAACCTGCATGTGCTGAACATGGGGCTGCAACTGGGCGCGATCTGGGCCGTGTTGCATGCGTGTGAGGCGTCCCTTTCCTCAGACGCCATCTAA
- a CDS encoding DUF1992 domain-containing protein codes for MSHESSKLRRSTENSTEAPLGQGPFQAHESLIERRIREAEAAGMFDNLPGAGKPLPLDDDDHVPEDLRIGYRLLKNAGYAPSWIELQKHIYAELADLERWLAHVTARWARTGPLERERLRAEYAQKVHDLNRQITTYNLIAPPAAGQLPLRRPGRELAE; via the coding sequence ATGTCTCACGAATCTTCCAAACTCCGCAGATCTACAGAGAACAGCACGGAAGCGCCGCTCGGTCAGGGGCCGTTTCAGGCGCACGAAAGCCTGATCGAGCGCCGCATCCGCGAGGCCGAGGCCGCGGGCATGTTTGACAATCTGCCCGGCGCGGGCAAACCATTGCCGCTGGACGACGATGACCATGTACCGGAGGATCTGCGCATCGGCTATCGCTTGCTCAAGAATGCGGGCTACGCTCCCTCGTGGATCGAGTTGCAGAAGCACATCTACGCCGAGCTCGCTGATCTGGAGCGCTGGCTGGCCCATGTCACCGCGCGCTGGGCCCGGACCGGCCCGCTGGAGCGCGAACGCCTGCGCGCGGAGTACGCGCAGAAGGTGCACGACCTGAACCGGCAGATCACCACGTATAATCTCATCGCCCCACCGGCAGCCGGCCAGTTGCCGCTACGCCGGCCCGGGCGCGAACTCGCCGAGTAG
- a CDS encoding glycosyltransferase family 4 protein — MHIGVDYTAAVWQGAGIGRYTRELIRAVVGLDRTITYRLFYAAGALPAASPYVADLRALRAAHPNVQLRPIPLSPRLLTILWQRLRLPLRAEALAGPMDLLHAPDFVLPPTRARTLVTVHDLTFLVRPDCAEAGLRRYLTRAVPRALRRADLVLVDSQATAADLARLLGVDGSRVRLIYPGVDARFQPLPSTALEATRARLGLPTNFLLFVGTLEPRKNLPRLVRAFARLADPELHLVIAGRRGWLYEDIFATVEQLELQNRVHMLDFVADADLPALYNLARAFVYPSLYEGFGLPVLEALACGAPVVTSGVSSLIEVAGEAAVLVDPLDEAAIADGITRALREAARLRVAGPAQARLFRWETAAQRLLACYRTLGAGEPSKGSHEHVFTERSDR, encoded by the coding sequence ATGCACATCGGGGTTGATTACACCGCGGCAGTATGGCAGGGCGCGGGGATCGGGCGCTATACGCGCGAGTTGATCCGCGCCGTGGTCGGGCTTGATCGAACAATCACCTATCGTCTCTTCTATGCGGCGGGCGCCCTGCCCGCCGCATCGCCTTACGTGGCAGATCTGCGCGCCCTGCGCGCTGCGCACCCCAATGTGCAACTGCGGCCCATTCCCCTGAGCCCGCGCCTGCTCACCATCCTCTGGCAGCGCCTGCGCCTGCCGCTGCGTGCCGAGGCGCTCGCAGGCCCTATGGACCTGCTGCACGCTCCCGATTTCGTCCTGCCGCCAACCCGCGCGCGCACCCTGGTCACTGTGCATGATCTCACCTTTCTGGTGCGGCCAGACTGCGCCGAGGCCGGGCTGCGGCGCTACCTCACCCGCGCCGTGCCGCGCGCGCTGCGCCGCGCCGATCTGGTGCTGGTCGATTCGCAGGCCACGGCGGCAGACCTCGCACGGCTGCTCGGAGTGGACGGGTCGCGCGTCCGCCTGATTTATCCCGGCGTGGATGCGCGTTTCCAGCCCTTGCCCTCCACCGCCCTGGAAGCGACCCGCGCGCGCTTAGGGCTGCCGACGAACTTTCTGCTCTTCGTTGGTACGCTGGAGCCGCGCAAGAACCTGCCACGCCTGGTGCGCGCCTTCGCGCGCCTCGCCGACCCGGAGCTGCACCTGGTGATCGCCGGGCGGCGCGGATGGCTTTACGAGGATATCTTCGCGACGGTGGAACAACTGGAGCTCCAGAATCGGGTGCACATGCTCGATTTTGTTGCCGACGCAGATCTTCCGGCGTTGTATAATCTTGCGCGGGCCTTTGTGTACCCCTCCCTATACGAAGGGTTCGGATTGCCGGTACTGGAAGCCCTGGCCTGTGGCGCCCCGGTGGTCACTTCAGGCGTATCCAGCCTGATCGAAGTCGCCGGTGAAGCAGCAGTGTTGGTGGACCCCCTTGATGAAGCCGCCATCGCCGACGGCATCACCCGCGCCCTGCGCGAGGCCGCGCGCCTGCGGGTTGCCGGACCGGCCCAGGCGCGGCTGTTTCGCTGGGAGACGGCCGCACAGCGTTTACTGGCATGCTACCGGACGCTCGGCGCCGGTGAACCGAGTAAAGGATCGCATGAACATGTCTTCACAGAACGATCTGACCGCTGA
- a CDS encoding SDR family oxidoreductase — translation MRVLITGGAGFLGSHLADRFLSEGHEVIAMDNLITGTTDNIAHLAGHPRFLFIKHDVTNYIYVDGPLDAILHFASPASPIDYLELPIQTLKVGALGTHKALGLAKAKGARFLLASTSEVYGDPQVHPQPESYYGHVNPVGPRGVYDEAKRFAEAMTMAYHNYHGLDTRIVRIFNTYGPRMRLRDGRVVPNFIRQALKNEPLTVYGDGLQTRSFQYVSDLVEGVYRLLFSDEVEPVNIGNPGEFTIREFADVVIRLTGSKSTIVYKDLRTRDDPQVRQPDISKARRVLGWEPLVTLEEGLRQTIPWFREELRRRGEL, via the coding sequence ATGCGTGTGCTTATTACCGGTGGCGCAGGCTTCCTCGGTTCCCATCTCGCCGACCGCTTTCTCAGCGAGGGCCACGAGGTGATCGCGATGGATAATCTGATCACCGGGACCACGGATAATATCGCGCACCTCGCAGGCCATCCGCGGTTTTTGTTTATCAAGCACGATGTTACCAACTATATCTATGTTGATGGACCGCTCGACGCCATTCTGCACTTCGCCTCGCCAGCCTCGCCAATAGATTATCTGGAACTCCCCATCCAGACCCTCAAGGTCGGCGCCCTCGGCACGCACAAGGCCCTGGGTCTGGCCAAGGCCAAGGGCGCACGCTTCTTGCTGGCGTCTACCTCCGAGGTGTATGGCGATCCGCAGGTGCATCCCCAGCCGGAGAGCTACTACGGCCACGTTAACCCTGTCGGGCCGCGGGGCGTTTATGATGAGGCCAAGCGGTTCGCCGAGGCGATGACAATGGCCTACCATAACTACCACGGCCTCGATACCCGCATTGTGCGTATCTTTAACACCTATGGTCCGCGCATGCGCCTCCGTGATGGCCGGGTGGTGCCCAATTTTATCCGGCAGGCCCTGAAGAATGAACCGCTGACCGTCTATGGCGATGGCTTACAGACCCGTAGTTTTCAGTATGTGAGTGATCTGGTTGAAGGGGTCTACCGGCTGCTCTTCTCGGATGAGGTCGAACCAGTCAATATTGGTAATCCAGGCGAGTTTACCATCCGGGAATTCGCCGATGTGGTCATCCGGTTGACCGGCAGCAAGAGTACGATTGTCTATAAGGATCTGCGCACCCGCGATGATCCGCAGGTGCGCCAGCCCGATATTTCCAAGGCTCGCCGCGTGCTGGGCTGGGAGCCGCTGGTGACCCTGGAGGAGGGGTTGCGGCAGACCATTCCCTGGTTCCGCGAAGAGCTTCGGCGCCGGGGCGAGTTGTAG